DNA sequence from the Terriglobia bacterium genome:
GCCCCTGATATGGATGATCGGCCGGGAATTCCCGGAGATCGCCGTCTATCCGGCAACCACCCCGATCGCCCAGATGACGGCGACTCAGATTTTCCGCGGCTATGTCCGGTTCGTCGGCGTGGGGGCGATTGCCACGGCAGGCATATTCGGCATCATCAAGTCTCTGAAAGTCGTCGCTGGTTCGTTTGCCATCGCGGTGCGCGCCTTTCGCCGCGGCGAGGAGAGAGCGCTGCAGAGAACGGACCGGGACATCACGGTCATGACCATTCTCATCGGGATTGTTCTGAGCGCACTCGCCGAAGCCGTTTTCCTGGGCAACCTCGGCACTTCGATTCCGATCGTCGTCGCCGGCCTGATCCTGTCTCTGGTCTTTTCTTTCTTTTTTGCATCGGTGGCTGCCAATGCCATTGCCACGACCGCCAGGAATCCGGTTTCCGGCATGACCATGCTGACGATCATCATCTCGTCGGTGGTCCTTTTGAAGTTCGGGCTCTCCGGCGCCACCGGCATGTTTTTTGTAATGGCGATTGCGGGCATGGTCTGCACGGCGCTGTCCGTGTCGGGCCAGACGATTACAGACCTCAAAACCGGCTACTGGCTCGGGTCAACACCTGCGGCGCAGGAGAAGGTGAAGTTCCTCGGCGTCATCGCCGCCTCGGTTGCCGCGGGCCTGACCATCGTTCTGCTGGCACGGGCCTATCAGTTTGGCGAGGCGGCAACCGGTGACGCTCGTGCGGTGCTGGCATCGCCCCAGGCTTCCATCATGAAAGCACTCGTGGAGGGATTCATGAGCCGCCAGCCTGTGGCCTACCTCCTGTTCGGCGCGGGCGCCATGACGGCGCTCCTGATGGAAATGCTGGGCGCGCCCGCCCTCGTGTTTGCTCTCGGAATGTACCTGCCGCTCGAGTTGAATACCCCGGCCCTCGTAGGAGGTTTTCTTGCGCACTGGGTCGGAAAGAGATCCGAGAGGATCGGTGGTCGTCGTGGTTCCACCATCCGCGAGCGGGGCGTGATCATCGCTTCGGGCCTCATGGCCGGAGGCGCCCTCGGAGGCGTTTTCGGTGCCGCCTTCCGCCTCTTCCCCTGGTACGCGGAGGATAAGATCAAGACACCGTTCTACGACAATGAGATCTGGTCGCAGTGCATTTCGGCGCTTCTGTTTGTCGGTCTGTGCCTCTACCTGTGGTTCAATTCAATGCGCCGCATGAAGGAAGAATAGGAACCTATAAAGAGATTGAAGACACCTCAACTCTCCGCGGTCTCAGCGAACTCTGCGTTGAGGTTTTTCGACAGCCCTGTGCAATTACTGCTGATTGCCGGACTGAATCGGATCCAGGCGGACCGTTACCGTACCGACGCTGGTCTTCCCGTTCACGGTCAGTTTTACCGCGTATGTTCCCGGCTCCGCCATGGGCGACCCGGCGCCTACAAAACCACCGAAACCGCCGCCGAAGCCTCCGCCCCGGCCCCCTCCTCCCAAGAGCGGGCCGACACTGCGCTGAACCTCCATTACCTTTCTGTAGTTCGTCCCGAACTTGTCAAGTCGCGTCAGGGATCTCATCAGCAGATCTCTTTGTTCCGGTGTCAGGTCTTTCCTCTGGCTGGCCGCCTCCAGTTGTTTCCGGAGAGGGCCCGCAATTTGCTGCACTGACGTCTGGGATGGATCGAAGCGGAAATCCCAGGCAATGCGGGTAATCCCAGGCCCTTCCTCATCCAGGATATATGTCGTCTTGCGTTGCCCTGAGATATCGGTGATCTCAACGGTGGCTGGGCTTTCCGGCTTGTTTTTCAAATAAAAGTGAACCAGGGCACCCTGAGGCGGATTCTCACCTCTGAAGAACAGATCCCCGCGGCCATAGCCTCCCCGTCGGATGGTGAGCCAGCGCGTGCCGGAGCGCTTGTTGTCAAAGAGATAGGAATCGGAATCGGCGACCTTGTCCATTTGCTCGAGGGCGGAGATGTCATCCATGACCCAGATGCCACGTCCGTGGGTCGCGGCAATCAAGTCATTGTCCCTCGGGTGGATCAGGAGGTCATGAAACGCGACGGTGGGCATGTTCAGGGAGAGATTGGTCCAGGTCTTGCCGCCGTCGATCGAGAAAAAGACGGCGAACTCGGTGCCGAGGAAAAGCAGGTTCTTATTCTTCGGGTCCTCACGGATTACGTAAACCGGGCCGTGGTCGGGCAGGTTCCCGGCAATGTTTGTCCAGGTTTTGCCGTAGTCGGCCGTTTTGAAAACATAGGGTTTGAAATCGTCGCTGCGGTGGCCATCGAAGGTCAGATAGCAGGTTCCTTCATTGAAATGAGAGGATTCGACGCTGCTTACCCAAAGGCCTTTGGGGACACCCGTAACGTTATCCCGCACATTGGACCAAGTGGCCCCGCTGGTGCGCGTCAGCTGGACGTTGCCGTCATCGGTGCCCACCCAGATGAGCCCCGGTGTGAGCGGAGATTCAGAGACAGTGATGATCGTGCAATGCGTTTCAGCGCCGGTAGTTTCCGAAGTCAATCCTCCATTCGGCCTGCCGTATTTTTCGGAATCATTGGTGGTCAGATCGGGGCTGACAATCTGCCAGTGATCCCCCCTGTCATAGGACCGGAAAAGATGATTTCCGCCGATATAGATCGTCCGGGGATTATGTGGGGAAATCAGAATCGGCGTGCTCCAGTTGAAACGAAGAGGCGATCCGCCCCTCCCGCCCCGGCCGCCCTGCACTTGCGCGGGAGCTCCTGCCGGGTAGTAGTCATTATAGTTTACGATGTTGTTCGTTCCTCTCGGGCTGATGCCTCGCGATTCGCGTGTTTCCACGTTGGTTCTCTGGGCGCTTCCGCCCTGGCTTTCGCCGTAGACCGTACGCCAATCGATCGGGTCGTTTTGAGTATGAAACCCATCGCCGCCGCCGATGTTGAACCAGAAATCGCTCAGAATCACCCCTTCCCGGGACATGGATGGCCCGCCCCAGGTGCCGTTGTCCTGCAGTCCGCCATAGACATAGTAAGGATCCCTCATGTCGGCGCTGACGGCGTAAAACTGACCCAGGCAGAGATTGTCATAAAACACCCAGGTCTTGCCGTGATCATAGGTCAGTGCCGCACCTCCATCCTGCCCCACATAGAAACGGTTCTTGTTCGTCGGATCAAACCACATGGTGTGGAAATCAGGATGCAGGCCTTCTATGGGTTTGAATGTTTTGCCTTTGTCTTCGGAATAAGAAAGGCTCGTGGCCGCCACATAGACAAGCTTGTCGTCCAATGGATTGAGGTAAATATGGCTGTAATAAAACGGGCGGCTGTTCATCCGGTTCATGAACACCCAGGATTCACCACCGTCCTCGGAGCGGTAGATTCCGGAGCCGAGCTTGGTCATGTCGGCATAGTCGGGATTGTCTTGCGCCTGACCATCCTGGGAACGAGTCCGGGGCGGCTGGAAACTGTGTTCCAAAATGATTTCCAGCACCTTGGAATTAGCACGGGCAATGGCGATACCGATCCTTCCGATATCACCCGTGGGGAGGCCCTTGGTGAGTTTTTTCCAGGTCTTTCCCCCATCGATGGTCTTGAAGATGCCCCCGTTCGGCCCGCCGGAATCGAACCTCCAGGGCTGGCGCAACCTCTGCCAGTGAGCGACATAAAGAACGTTAGGATTGGAGGAATCCATGGCCAGGTCTATCGCACCCGTCTTGCCATCGTCGGGCAGACCGCCGGTCAGTTTCTGCCAGGTCTTGCCGCCGTCGAGGGTCTTGAACAGACCGCGTTCCCCCGTATACCCCCAGAGGTGACCGACAGCCGCCACATAAACAACATTCGGATCCGTGGGATGAGTGACGATCCGTCCGATGGTTTGCGTGGTTTCCAGCCCCATGCGGGTAAACGTCTTGCCGCCATCAGTGGACTTGTACACGCCGTCTCCCCAGGCGACGCTGTTCCTGGGGCATTCCTCGCCGGTGCCAACCCAGATGATGTTCGGATCTTTCTGAAAAAAGGCGGTGTCGCCGATCGATGCCGAGCCATACCTGTCGAAAATCGGCTCCCAGGTCGTGCCGGCATTGGTCGACTTCCAGACCCCGCCGGAGGCCCCAGCCAGCAGAACCGTGGCAAAATCATTGTCCAACGCCTTGATATCTGAAATGCGACCCTGCATGTTGGACGGCCCGATGTTGCGCCACTTGAAGCCATTAGTCAGATTCTGGTCTTGGATTTGGCCGCCTACGGAACCTGACAGGACGACCACAATGACCGTGGCCAACATGATCGGGACAATATTCCTGCCGTTGATCTTCATCGATAGTCTCCATCCAAAGATTATGAGGTCGATGCCCCGTTTGCCGGGCGGTGGAGCAACTGGAGATTCTTGCAGGGGCTGCCATCCTCACCTGGAGCGAGAATCGCCGGAACGTCCACGATCTTCGCCGGCAACCGGATCAGGCGCCATTATTGAAAGGGTCGTTGCGGCAATTCAATCAAAAAATGGCACGCCGCATGAAAACTGCCTCGGGCCTTAACAGCTTGACGCAGGCTATTTGAGAATGAGCCGTCACCAGACCGTCCAAAACAAGCCTCCGAAAATCAGGATGGCGACAAGTGCCACACCGGTTTCCAGCCCATCACGCCAGAGGATCGTCCGACGGATCTTCTCCAGCCGCATCCTTACCGTGGTGTGCGCACGGGTACTTTCTTCCCGACGACGAGCCTGTCGAGGCTTTCTTTTCCGTCGTCAGTGGGATCGTACTTGTGGGCGATTTCGCTGGTATCGAGATGAAGTGGTGGCGGGCTTCACCCGTCCCCGCCAGTTTCGGCGAAGATAGCGGTCGAGTCGCGAGCAGTGCTCCCCGACGTGCTCCTGCGCTTTCTGTTGTCACCCGGGCATCCAGCAGAGCCGGGCCCCGGGAGCTATGGGGCGGTCTTCTTTGCTTCAAGGCGTGTGATGTCTCCTCCCTCCCGTTTGCTCTGCCACACTGCCCAGCCGATGGCGGCAGCGCAGACCAATATGACAACGAGACCGATGAGGCGATGGACGAAGGGATTCCCTGCCGGTGAAGCATGGGGTACCGATACGTTGTAAGCCAGGATGAGTCCCAATGCCAGCAGGCTGACCATATTCATCACTTTGATCAGCGGGTTGATGGCGGGCCCGGCGGTGTCTTTCAGGGGATCACCGACGGTGTCACCGGTCACGGCTGCTTTGTGCGCATCCGAGCCTTTGCCGCCGTAAATCCCATCCTCAATCATCTTTTTCGCATTATCCCAGGCTCCGCCGGCATCTGCCATGAACACCGCGAGCAGTTGTCCCACGAGAATCATGCCGCCCAGGAACCCGCCAAGCGCATACGGGCCAAGCAGGAAGCCCACCAGGATTGGGGTGAGAATTGCCAGCAGACCCGGACCGATGAGTTCCTTCTGCGCCGTGTTGGTGCAGATATTGACGACACGGCCATAGTCGGGTTTCTTGGTGCCCGCCCAGATTGCAGCGTCACGGAACTGCTCCCGGCACTCCTTGACGATGTAATAGGCTGCCCGGCCCACGGCCCGGATCAGCATGCTGCTGAACAGAAACGGCACCGCGCCGCCAATCAGGAACCCGATAAAGACCATTGGCTCTGCAACCGTAAGCTTGCCGGCTACAGCGAAATACTGGTCGACGCGCATCTGGCTGATCTTATCTTCGCTGCCGACGGCGATCACCGCGATGAAACTGGCGAAAAGCGACACAGCGGCAATGACCGCCGAGCCGATCGCGATTCCCTTGGTCTCCGCCTTGGTGGTGTTGCCGACAGCATCAAGGTCGGCAAGAATCTGCCGCGCGCGCTTGTAGCTGCCGGGGCTGCGGCGGTCCATCTCCTGGGCGTCGTACCCCATTTCTCCGATGCCGTTGGCGTTATCCGCGACGGGGCCGAACACATCCATCGAAATGGTGTTGCCGGTGAGGGTCAGCATCCCGATGCCGGCCATCGCAACTCCATAGGCGACGAAGAGAGGAGGGGTGCCGACATAGCAGAGCACCGAAAGCAGGATGGCGCCCGCGATGACGAGGATCATCGCCACTGTGGCCTCATAACCGACGGCAAAACCCTGAATGATGTTGGTGGCGTGCCCGGTCTGGCACGACTTGGCAAGACTCTTGACGGGGGCATGAGTCGTGTGTGTGTAGTAGCTCGTCACCTTGTTGAGGACGATCGCAAGAAAAACGCCGATGAGGCACGTCAATGCCGGACGCAAATCTAGGCCTGCGATGCCGAGATTCGCAAAATAACGGAGCTGCAAGGGGTCGCCGTTTGGAAATCCCGCCTTGGCCATCGGGTTCATCGCCAGATAACTGCTGTCGAAGTGAAGATACATGAAACCGAGGCCGCAGAATCCGAGCACACTGATCATGGAACCGATCCAGAACCCCCGGTGCACGCTGCGGAGAGCAGTGTCGGAGGTATCGTGCGGACCTGCTTTTACCGTATAGGTGCTGATGATGGAGCCGAGGACGCCGATACCGCGCACGAGCAACGGGAAAATGACTCCTTTGTGCCCGAAGCTCGCCATGCCCAGGATCATGGCGGCGACGATCGTCACCTCATAGCTCTCGAAAATGTCCGCGGCCATACCGGCACAATCGCCGACATTGTCACCCACGTTGTCCGCAATGGTCGCGGCATTGCGCGGGTCGTCTTCGGGAATGTCCTTCTCAATCTTCCCCACGAGATCCGCTCCGACATCGGCGGCTTTGGTGTAGATGCCGCCGCCGACGCGCATGAACAATGCGAGCAGGGTTCCGCCGAAGCCGAAGCCGAGGAGCGCTTCGTATGCTTTGTCACCGAAGATCAAGAATATCGTTGTGCCGCCGAGCAATCCCAACCCGTCGGTCAGCATGCCGGTGATCGTTCCCGTGCGGTAGCCCAGCTGCATTGCTTCGCCGTAGCTGCGTGTGGCGGCAGCGGCGACACGCAGGTTTCCGGTTGTCGCCAGTCGCATCCCGACAAACCCCACCGTCCAACTGAACAGGGCACCGACGAGAAACGCGCAGGCTCTTCCCCACCGGAAAGCATTTTCAGCGCCGGGATAGGTAATGAAAAGCAGGATGGTCAAAAGGATGATCAATGGACCGATACGGCGAAACTGGGCCGCAAGATAGGCATTCGCTCCTTCGCGCACCGCAGCGGTAATCTCCTGCATCTTCGGCGTGCCGCGATCCGCGCGCGTGACCTGTTTGACGAGAAGCACCGCATAGAGCAACCCGGAAATCGCAATCGCCAGAACCGTCATCAAACACGCGATTTCCATCGGGGAGTACTTTGGATCGGTGAAGAGGGAAAATGGAATGAACCGTTTCACCTCATCTGGCGCTGAAGCCGAGGTCTGGGCCGAAACCGACCGCCAGACGTAGGCGGCGGCGAAAATAACCATCATCGCCAGGAGATAGCTTCTCCGAAGCCGCGACTGTGGGAGAAAGAGCTGTTTCAGACTTTTCATAGGAATTTTCAGACTCCAGTGCTGTGGATAGAAGCTTGCGCTCTCATTGAGCGATGATGTGTCCCACGCCCACGTAACGCCCCAATAACTTCGGTTCCAACCGTGATCCTCTGAGAGATTCGGACCGGTAACAGAGCAAATAAGATTGTGCGTCCTGAATAATCTGATCAGTCCGGCAGCCTCGGGATTTCCGGCCGCCGGCAGTCAGTATCGGTTTGAAGTTACCCATTCCCATAAATATCTGTGATTACCGGGTATCAAGACCACCCTATCGGCATCTCCACATCAAAAAAATGCTTCATTTTATGAAAAGGTCAAGGCCCTTGTCAATCCGACCTTATTGCAGCCTGCGATTTGGACGGTGAGAAAAA
Encoded proteins:
- a CDS encoding oligopeptide transporter, OPT family — protein: MQFAPEATETNALPENAYTPLKAGAVYEPMVPAKALLHEITWRSAGWGVFFCVVFTVASAYSGLKVGQVMEAAIPISILAIGLARVYRRRSSVLENVIVTGIGGVSGSVVAGAIFTLPALYILKLDPHPVQTIFICLAGGCLGVLFLIPLRRYFVREMHGQFPYPEATAITEVLVTGEKGGSQARLLLEATAISAVYDFFVTTFQVWKEYVNFQFIGTVRTLAERAKMVFSFDAISFILGLGYVMGLRSSMVLCAGGVLANFVLVPLIWMIGREFPEIAVYPATTPIAQMTATQIFRGYVRFVGVGAIATAGIFGIIKSLKVVAGSFAIAVRAFRRGEERALQRTDRDITVMTILIGIVLSALAEAVFLGNLGTSIPIVVAGLILSLVFSFFFASVAANAIATTARNPVSGMTMLTIIISSVVLLKFGLSGATGMFFVMAIAGMVCTALSVSGQTITDLKTGYWLGSTPAAQEKVKFLGVIAASVAAGLTIVLLARAYQFGEAATGDARAVLASPQASIMKALVEGFMSRQPVAYLLFGAGAMTALLMEMLGAPALVFALGMYLPLELNTPALVGGFLAHWVGKRSERIGGRRGSTIRERGVIIASGLMAGGALGGVFGAAFRLFPWYAEDKIKTPFYDNEIWSQCISALLFVGLCLYLWFNSMRRMKEE
- a CDS encoding sodium-translocating pyrophosphatase, which encodes MMVIFAAAYVWRSVSAQTSASAPDEVKRFIPFSLFTDPKYSPMEIACLMTVLAIAISGLLYAVLLVKQVTRADRGTPKMQEITAAVREGANAYLAAQFRRIGPLIILLTILLFITYPGAENAFRWGRACAFLVGALFSWTVGFVGMRLATTGNLRVAAAATRSYGEAMQLGYRTGTITGMLTDGLGLLGGTTIFLIFGDKAYEALLGFGFGGTLLALFMRVGGGIYTKAADVGADLVGKIEKDIPEDDPRNAATIADNVGDNVGDCAGMAADIFESYEVTIVAAMILGMASFGHKGVIFPLLVRGIGVLGSIISTYTVKAGPHDTSDTALRSVHRGFWIGSMISVLGFCGLGFMYLHFDSSYLAMNPMAKAGFPNGDPLQLRYFANLGIAGLDLRPALTCLIGVFLAIVLNKVTSYYTHTTHAPVKSLAKSCQTGHATNIIQGFAVGYEATVAMILVIAGAILLSVLCYVGTPPLFVAYGVAMAGIGMLTLTGNTISMDVFGPVADNANGIGEMGYDAQEMDRRSPGSYKRARQILADLDAVGNTTKAETKGIAIGSAVIAAVSLFASFIAVIAVGSEDKISQMRVDQYFAVAGKLTVAEPMVFIGFLIGGAVPFLFSSMLIRAVGRAAYYIVKECREQFRDAAIWAGTKKPDYGRVVNICTNTAQKELIGPGLLAILTPILVGFLLGPYALGGFLGGMILVGQLLAVFMADAGGAWDNAKKMIEDGIYGGKGSDAHKAAVTGDTVGDPLKDTAGPAINPLIKVMNMVSLLALGLILAYNVSVPHASPAGNPFVHRLIGLVVILVCAAAIGWAVWQSKREGGDITRLEAKKTAP